One stretch of Prunus persica cultivar Lovell chromosome G1, Prunus_persica_NCBIv2, whole genome shotgun sequence DNA includes these proteins:
- the LOC18788372 gene encoding probable aquaporin NIP-type, protein MSDQAMKKMEEGGSSGTDSTNSGICSSSEIVQLTQKVIAEVIGTYFVVFIGCGSVAVNKIYGSVTFPGIAITWGLIVMVMVYSVGHISGAHFNPAVTVTFAIFRHFPVKEVPLYVVAQVLGSILASGTLCLLLDVPQTAYFGTLPVGSDIRSLIIEIIASFLLMFVISGVATDNRAIGELAGIAVGMTIVIDVFVAGPVSGASMNPARSLGPAIVMHTYKGLWIYFAGPIVGTVLGGFAYNLIRFTDKPLRELTKSASFIKSLSTKP, encoded by the exons ATGTCTGATCAAGCCATGAAAAAGATGGAAGAAGGTGGCAGCTCGGGTACAGACAGCACAAATTCTGGGATTTGCTCTTCTTCTGAGATTGTTCAACTTACCCAAAAG GTAATTGCAGAGGTGATTGGGACATATTTCGTGGTATTTATCGGGTGTGGTTCGGTAGCAGTGAATAAGATTTACGGTTCTGTAACATTTCCAGGGATTGCAATTACTTGGGGATTAATTGTTATGGTCATGGTCTATTCCGTTGGCCATATCTCCGGCGCCCACTTTAATCCCGCTGTCACCGTCACCTTTGCCATCTTTCGCCACTTTCCAGTCAAAGAG GTGCCTCTATATGTTGTGGCGCAGGTGTTAGGATCCATCCTTGCAAGCGGGACGCTATGCCTTCTTTTGGACGTACCCCAAACCGCATACTTTGGTACTTTACCAGTTGGATCAGATATTCGATCTTTGATCATTGAGATCATTGCCTcctttcttttgatgtttGTTATTTCAGGCGTTGCCACCGACAACAGAGCT aTTGGAGAACTGGCAGGAATTGCTGTAGGAATGACAATAGTGATCGATGTCTTCGTTGCCGg GCCAGTATCAGGGGCATCAATGAATCCAGCGAGGAGCCTAGGGCCAGCAATTGTGATGCACACATACAAAGGACTGTGGATTTACTTTGCAGGTCCAATAGTGGGCACCGTACTCGGTGGATTTGCCTACAATTTGATTAGATTTACTGACAAACCACTCCGCGAGTTAACCAAGAGTGCTTCCTTCATCAAGTCCCTCTCCACTAAACCTTGA